The Helianthus annuus cultivar XRQ/B chromosome 11, HanXRQr2.0-SUNRISE, whole genome shotgun sequence region AAAAGTATATGCTTAAAACTGAGAAAACTTAATAGAATTTTTAATTTATGAAAACCATGTAGTATAAGCGGATACACATTTTACAGATGACAGCAGAGTATCAAGTGCCTTCGCCGCTTGTCCCAACCCGAGAATACTATTTTGTTAGGTACTGTAAACAACACCCGGATGGGACCTGGGCTGTGGTGGATGTATCTTTGGACAACTTACGCCCTAATGCGAATTTAAGATCTAGAAGAAGGCCATCGGGTTGTTTAATTGAAGAACTTCCCAATGGGTACTCAAAGGTGAAGATCTGGTCCAATTTCTATTTTATGACATATTAATAAATggatatatactatatataattaATGTAGGGGGGCTCTATTACAATTCTGTACTAAAACTTTAAGAACCTTTGTTAACTGTGTTTATTTTGCTATGTTACTGGTTATGATGAAGAAAAACATCTAACATTCCAAGcgtctttttcttctttttgttttttgtaAGGTTACGTGGGTTGAACATGTTGAAGTTGATGACACAGCTGTTCATGATATATATCGGTTGCTAGTGAACTCTGGTTTAGCATTTGGGGCAAGACGTTGGGTAGCAACGCTTGATAGACAATGCCAACGGCTGGCAAGCGCAATGGCTAACAATATTCCGGCTGGTGACATGTTAGGTAAAACTTGTATTACTTAAGAGGGGTTAAAATGGATGGTTGGGTGACTTGAAAATCCATTAATTTGTCCAAAAGTTCAAAGTTTCACACATAGTTACACCATCTTGAAATTTTAATTGTAAATTTTACATGTtgttgataataataataaattgatTTAAGTATAATTGGCTAGAAATATACTTGATGAGTCTTTTACCTTGTTTATCCAATAAAAATGTGTCATATTAAGTTAATATTTTTGTTTTACCCTTTTAACCCATTAAAGACTAACCTAGCCAGACTAATTCATAAGTACATTACAGGGTTTGTGAAAATTCACCTTACATTATAATTTATCATTAATCAACTATATATAAAGATACAATAAGTATAAATGCAAAGCAAACGTAATCAGATATAATATTTTAATTATCGAAGAGATGAttgaaaaatgtaaaaaaaagaTATAATTAAATGAGGGTTTGATCCCTTTTCAAATTTTTTGATATAAATGAGCTAAAATCATCCCCTGTTACTTCTAGTTTGTAATTTTTGTTCTAGTTCTGATGATCATTTGAATTAACACGGTTGAAGTAAATTTCTTTGATCGATGAGTATGACTATGATAAACAATTTTTGAACAGTTCTAACGACCTTAGAAGGACGAAAGAGTATGTTGAAACTCTCCGAGAGAATGGTTTTGAGTTTTTGTAGTGGTGTCGGGGCTTCGACTACTCACACATGGACAACCTTATCTGGTAGTGGGGCAGATGATGTCCGTGTTATGACTAGAAAGAGTGTGGATGATCCGGGCAGGCCTCCTGGTATCGTGCTAAGTGCCGCTACATCGTTTTGGATCCCAGTTCCACCAAAACGAGTTTTCGAATTTCTTCGTGATGATAATTCAAGGAGTGAGGTAATAATTAACAACAAATATACATCATTACATTTTAGAAATCTTGATGAATGATATATATATTTATCCCTGATAATTTTTAAGAAACTGGACAGTACCCTAATAGTTTTGTTAAATGATGTCCAGTTTATGGACATAAATATATCCCTGATACTTTTTAAGAAACTGGACAGTACCCTAATAGTTTTGTTAAATGATGTCCAGTTTATGGACATAAATTGTGCTGTTGGTGGGTTTAGGCTATAAAATGCTCTACACCAATTAAATTTCAAAAGCTTTTAGTGTCTCCTTATTCATCGGTTCTATGTTGCATCTATATGCAGTGGGACATTCTTTCAAATGGTGGACTGGTTCAAGAAATGGCACATATTGCCAATGGTCGAGATCCAGGCAACTGCGTCTCACTTCTACGAGTCAATGTAAGCTTTAATTTCCAGTGTTTTCATAACCAGACCGGGTGGATTGGGAACAAGACACATAACCCTTCAACTTgtgtttattttaataattttcatTTGAAGCGGGAAATGGAGTGGTTGGTCGGATCagatttcaattttttttcctgTTAAAACATCATTTATCAATCTATTTAGGACTTAAAACtatatattttgatttatttaatgTCTCATATTCCTTAAAAAATTGAAGTATTGTTATATACTATTTTAAGTtaagtatatatttatatgtttaatTATCAATTAATATACGATGTTGTTCAGTTTTTGAGTCTGGTGTGACTGATCCAATCAATAACTGCTAAGGCGAATGGTTACAAAAGCATTGTCAAGTTTCATTAGAATAACCAAATGGTCCAAATATGTGTTACCTATAATGTACTAGACTGTTGATTTTATTTATACCATATTCTAGAGTGCGAATTCGAGCCAGGGAAACATGCTTATCCTTCAGGAGAGTTCCAACGATTCAACTGGTTCGTATGTTATCTACGCTCCCGTAGATATTGCAGCAATGAACGTGGTGTTAAGTGGTGGCGACCCCGACTATGTGGCTTTACTACCATCTGGTTTTGCAATACTTCCAGATGGAGCAGGAAAACATCAAGGTGGAAGGATTGTAGAGGTTGGAAATGGTGGATCTTTACTGACAGTTGCATTTCAGATTCTGGTTGATTCGGTTCCTACAGCAAAACTATCTCTAGGTTCAGTCGCAACGGTTAATAGTCTTATTAAGTGCACCGTCGACAGGATCAAAGCCGCAGTGGCTCCTGAGAATGCATAACCATCGTTATCTTCGTTTTACATAGTAAGACACCCCCTTTGCATTACATTAGATTCTTTTGTATAATAATGTGTCCATTAAAAAGGTCATTAATAA contains the following coding sequences:
- the LOC110890421 gene encoding homeobox-leucine zipper protein MERISTEM L1 produces the protein MFQPNMFESHHHLLDMSHKTTENELDMLRDDDYESKSGTDIMEAPSGDDLDPNQRPNKKKRYHRHTQHQIQELEAFFKECPHPDDKQRKELGRRLTLEPLQVKFWFQNKRTQMKAQHERHENSQLRNENEKLRMENIRYKEALTNATCPNCGGPAAIGEMSFDEQHLRIENARLREEIDRISGIAAKYVGKPMLSYPNLSHNGPSRSLDLPIGSFSSQPTMVDDMFGTNNLLRSVSGPSEADKPVIIELAVTAMEELVRMAQSGEPLWIGSSDNSSETLNEEEYSQTFPRGIGPKQLGLKSEASKESTVVIMNHISIVEILMDVNQWSNVFSGIVSRAMTLEVLSTGVAGNYNGALQVMTAEYQVPSPLVPTREYYFVRYCKQHPDGTWAVVDVSLDNLRPNANLRSRRRPSGCLIEELPNGYSKVTWVEHVEVDDTAVHDIYRLLVNSGLAFGARRWVATLDRQCQRLASAMANNIPAGDMLVLTTLEGRKSMLKLSERMVLSFCSGVGASTTHTWTTLSGSGADDVRVMTRKSVDDPGRPPGIVLSAATSFWIPVPPKRVFEFLRDDNSRSEWDILSNGGLVQEMAHIANGRDPGNCVSLLRVNSANSSQGNMLILQESSNDSTGSYVIYAPVDIAAMNVVLSGGDPDYVALLPSGFAILPDGAGKHQGGRIVEVGNGGSLLTVAFQILVDSVPTAKLSLGSVATVNSLIKCTVDRIKAAVAPENA